In Chitinophagaceae bacterium, the genomic window GGAATTTGAAACTGCTTTTGCCGGTTTTATTGGTCTAAAGCATGTAATAGGTTGTGGCAATGGCACCGATTCCATAGAAATTTTATTGCAGGCTTATGGAATAGGTAAAGGCCATGAAGTAATTGTGCCTGCTGCATCCTGGATATCTACTTCGGAAGCAGTAAGTGCAAGAGGCGCTACTCCCGTTTTTGTAGATGTGGAAGAAGATTATTTCAACATCAACCCGGCATTAATTGAAGCAGCTATTACTGCCAATACAAAAGCCATTATTCCGGTACACTTATACGGGCATCCGGCGGACATGCCGGCTATTATGGCTATTGCCAAAAAGTATAATTTAATAGTAATTGAAGACTGTGCACAATCACATGCATCGGCAATCCATGAAAAACTTGCTGGTACATTTGGCCATGCCGCAAGTTTTAGTTTTTATCCCGGCAAAAATCTTGGCGCTTACGGCGATGCAGGTTGCATGGCTACCAGCGATGATGCCATTGCCGAAAAAGTGCGCATGATTGCCAACCATGGCCAAAAAGGTAAGCACAATCATATTATGGAAGGCCGCAACAGCAGGCTCGATGGTTTACAGGCTGCCATACTTTCTGCAAAATTGCCTTATTTGCATCAATGGACCAATGCAAGAATAGCGCTTGCGGCCCAATACAATACGTCCATTACCAATGCAGGGCTTGGTTTGCCCAAAACAAAACAAAAATATAAACATGTTTTTCATTTGTACGTAATCCGCAGTAATAAAAGAGATGCATTAAAAGATGAGTTGAATGCACTGGGTATTGAAACGGCCATACATTATCCCTGTGCTTTGCCTTTTTTAAGCTGCTATGCCGATAGAAATTTTGCGGCAGGTAGTTTTCCTGTTGCTGAGGCCTGGGCAAAAAAAGTTTTATCTATTCCCATGTATGCCGAGCTCACAACAACACAAATTGAGTATATTGCCAGCGCACTCAATAATTTGCCAGCCTGAAAACCATTGTAATTTTATCTACAGAGCCCTGGGGCAAAATGATGCTGAGCAAAATGCACTATGCTGCAGAGCTTGCGGCCAAGGGCCATACTGTATATTTTGTAAATCCACCAAGGCAGTCCTCTAATAAAGAGAACGTGTATATTAATGACAGTATTGCCATTCCGCATATTACCATCATCAATACGCAGCCGGTAAAGCAAGGGCTTTTGCTAAGGCATAAATTTCCCGGGCTGTACCGGCAGCTTACAAAATCGTATGTAAAAAAAATAAAAAAAATAACCGGCAACTCTATTGATGAGCTCTGGTGTTTTAATCCCAATATGTTTACAGCGCCAAAACAATTTGAGGCAAAAAAAACACTGTTGATGCTCTACGATTTTTATAAAGGCAAGCATATAGAAGCAGCTTGCAAAAATTCCGATGCACTTATATCCATTACGCATGTTGCTTACGACTTTTATAAAAGGGCCGGCAAACCCTCTTTGTTACTGCCTCATGGCCTTGCCGGTAGTTTTGCGGTAATTGCCGAAGAAAAGCTAAAAAAAAATAATTTTATTGTACAGCATGGCAAAAAAATTAAAATAGGATATACCGGCAACCTGCTGCGTCACGGGATGAACACCTTGCTGGCTAAAAAATTAATAGAAAAAAATCCACAAGTGGAATTTCATTTTTGGGGGCCGGATTCCTTAAAAGAAAATAATGTGAGTGGCCTTTCGG contains:
- a CDS encoding DegT/DnrJ/EryC1/StrS family aminotransferase, with translation MQKIPFVDLYAQYKSIQNEMDAAIKTSIQNTSFIGGNPVREFETAFAGFIGLKHVIGCGNGTDSIEILLQAYGIGKGHEVIVPAASWISTSEAVSARGATPVFVDVEEDYFNINPALIEAAITANTKAIIPVHLYGHPADMPAIMAIAKKYNLIVIEDCAQSHASAIHEKLAGTFGHAASFSFYPGKNLGAYGDAGCMATSDDAIAEKVRMIANHGQKGKHNHIMEGRNSRLDGLQAAILSAKLPYLHQWTNARIALAAQYNTSITNAGLGLPKTKQKYKHVFHLYVIRSNKRDALKDELNALGIETAIHYPCALPFLSCYADRNFAAGSFPVAEAWAKKVLSIPMYAELTTTQIEYIASALNNLPA